Part of the Bdellovibrionales bacterium genome is shown below.
CTTGGTTGATCTCTTGGATATGAAGAAAAATCTCGACGAAGTGCTCATGAAAGACACGCTACCCTATCTTGACTATCTCCCCGCTGGATTTTGCTCGCAGAACTCAACGGAATATATAAGTTCCGAAAAATTTAGAGCGCTGATTTCCTACTTGAGAGATCAATATGATTACGTCATTATTGATACGCCTCCCACCTTTGCGGCGGTAGATGCCTCGGTTTTGGCCGCTTTTAGCGATATACCGATTCTCATTTGTAACTTCCGCGAAACCAAAAAGCACGAACTGCACGAAGCTTACAGTCAGTTGCTTCAGGTCTCCTATAAACAGGTTTATGGAATCATAAACAAGGCTATTTTGAGCACCACGCGCTTCCACTACTACGGTTATCACAGCTATAGTAAGTCTGAGAAAGCGAATGTCGGCTCTTTGTCTAGTCTGAGTGAAAACTCCTCCGATATCCAAAAATTTCTTGATAATCTAAAGACGAAATCAAGTTAATTTTGGATCGCGAGGCTCACCTTGTTTAGACATCTTTTAATCACCGTATTGCTGGCGCAAGTGACACTTAGTCCTTTTCAAGCTCAAGCCAAAGAGTTGGTCTCAAGCTTTGATCTCCTCCAGGGAGATGCATTTAAAACGTACGCCGATGGAAACGAGTTTATGTCAGGCCGCGAACCCGGCGTTGTCATGATGAAGGTCAATCTGTGGGGAGCCGTTAAAAAGCCTGGAATTCATCACATCCCCGTGAAAACTGATCTGATCTCTTTACTCTCCTACGGTGGTGGCCCCAATGATAATGCCGCGATTGAGGATGTCACGATTAAGCGAAGTTTGGGGAATAATCGCCAAAAGATTATAGATATTAACCTCGCTCAAGTGATTCATGGCTCTCAGACCTATGATCTCACTCTTCAGCCCGAAGACATTGTCGTTATTCCGGCAAATAAGCCGATCATTAATCAAGACACCTACATGATCGTGACAATCATCGCGACCATCGCTACGACGGCCCTTTCGGTCGTTCTTTTGAGTAAACAGGATTAATCTTAAAAGACTATTTTCTAGCGATCGCGATGAGATTATCGCTGTATCTTACACCCTTTAGCGCACCGAGCGATAATTTTTGCCAGGTCCATCGACTGAGCTTAGGAACCATTCCCATATCGGTAAAATCAAAATCGACGCTTGTGAAACCCACCTCGTGAAAAATTCTCTCGAGATCTAAACGATTCAGTGAAGTGATATGAGCCGGATAGGAGGAATCAGTGAAAGAAACGAAATGCCCGCGAATTACATAGGATATCATCGCCCGCCAACTCTCGTTATTGGGGGTTGTGAGGATCAAATAACCTCCAGGCTTAAGAATATTGTAGATATCACGCACGATGTGCCTAGGATTCTCCATATGTTCAATCACTTCTACACAAGTCACGACATCAAACTGCTGACTTTCTAACTTTAACTTATTATTGAGATCCTGAACATACCAACTCACTCCATCGATGTGATTTTGCATCAAATCAATCCCGTGAAGTTCAAATTTTAAATCCGACTGAGCCATGAGCAGTTTTAAAAAATCACCCCGGCCTGCGCCAAAGTCGAGAAGATGTCCTATCTGAAGCTTAAGCTGACGAAGTTTACTCATCACTTTATCGTAGATGACAGAACTACTGATGCCTTGACTGTGTTGGGAGGCCTCTTCTCTGTGAATTTCCAGCGGAGTTTTCAATTGTTCCATGACTATTGAGTGTAATGAATCCGTTGACGGAAGCAAGATTGTTTTTCTCCCGAGACAGTGTTTGAATAGGATGATGATCCGCGTTCTCTATGTTTGCCCTTCGACAGGAATCGGTGGGGCTGAGACCTTTATCAAAAGCACATTTCACGGGCACGACCCCAAAGTCGTTAAGCCTCACTATCTTTTATTTTCGCAAGGCCCCCTCTTTGATTATTTAAAAGCTCATGGAGCCAACGTCGAAACTCTCAAAAAGCGACCAAGACTCTCTCGCCCCTTCTCGGTCTTCGCTGCTCAAAAGGAAATTCGACAGCACATAGAAAAGAATGAGATCAACTTGGTTCATTCGACGATGGCTTACGGAGCGCTTTTTAGCTTCCTTACTCCGAGGAAATGCCATCACGTTTGGTTTCAACACGGTCCCGCGTCGGGATGGCAAGATACTTTGGCCGGGATCCTTCCTCATCAGGGATTGATCACGAATTCTCGATACACTTCCGAGACTCAAGCACGACTCGAGAGACCATTTTCGTTTTTTGTTCCACAACGACGCACGATGATTCTCAACTTAGGCGTTTCGTCTTCGGTCCCCTTGGAGACCGAAACTACGGCATTAAGAAATTCTCTCATCTCGGAGCATGGTCTTTCTCAAAACACGATGATCGTGGCAATGGTCACTCGAATACAGGATTGGAAAGGGATCCATATCTTTGTCGACGCTTTGAGAGGACTTCAAGAAAAATACAGTCGAAGTCAGATCTTTGGAATCGTCTGGGGAGAACCCTTTAGCGGCAGCGATGAGTACTATAAACACCTTTTGGATCAAGCTCAAGGTGTGCGAATCCATTTTGCCGGCCACGCCGCCAATGCGCGACTGGCAATGTCGGCTTGCGATGCCGTCGTTAATGCATCTGTCCAACCAGAACCTTTTGGCTTTTCACTGATCGAAGCGATGAGTGTGGGTGTCGTGCCCATTGCCGCCAATTGGGGCGGACCCAGTGAAATTATTACGGATCAATATGATGGTTTACTTTTTAAACCCCATTCAGCCCTCGATCTTGCAATAAAAATCGAAAGCCTACTGACAACTCCAGAACTTTTAAATCGTCTAAAGACGAATGCGGTGGACACTTATAAGAAGAAATACTCTCTTCAGCAAATGATGCAAAATCTAGAGGCTTTTTATCAAGCCTTACTTTCTGCGAAGCCGAGCGAGAAATGAGTTTAATTTATCTTTGATGAGGTGTTGCGTCTCTTGCTTGAGCAAAAGAAAATAACCCCCAGTTGAAAACAAAAGAGTGAGGAGCGCCCCCGAGGTCACAAGTCCCGTCCAAGAATGAAGCACCGGGAATCCCCAAATCTGCATAAATCCAATGGCGATAAAAAACGGCGGCAACATGGGTCTCATCCAGGACAAGGTAATGACCTTTAGGCTGATCCCAAACGTCTTAGACATCAACAACGTCTTCCACCATAGACTCACCAGAACCAAGCTAATGAGAGTCCCATAGAGAGGACCTAAAAAACCCAAGGATCGAACCAGAATGAGAGACACTACAACATTAACACCCGCATGAACGAGATTGACGCGCACAAGCTTATTCGCCAGATTTGTCGCCGAAAAGCACCACGACCAAAAACTGAGAACACCTAAAAAAGCGGCATTGATCGCGGTGATGTTCGACACCCAAACCCCGGCAAAAGTGGAGGAGCCCGTCCATAAAGTCACAAAGCTCGGATTCAGCAGGCAGGTGATCGACAGGGTTACCCCGGAAAAATAAGCTAACATTTCGGTCAATTGAATCACTCTCGCATTAAAGACTTCCGTTTTCTTCTGATAATAAAGTTCACTGAGCGCAGCCCATGAGGAGTTCCCCACCTGAAGGAGCTGCTGTTGCATCATGCTGGTGGCTTTTTGGGTGATAAAGAACGGGGTCACCATTTCCGCACCCATAGAAATGGAAACAATAATGTTATCCGAGAGGAGTGAAACCCGACCGCAAAGCTCGCTGATAAAATGACTCAATCGCTGGCGTTTAAGAACGCGCTGGTTTTCAATCGATTCGGAATTGGAGAATAAATCCGAAAAAATATTATTGGCATAAATGAAGTAAATCGCTAAAGAGATAAATAAACTCACGACGTAAGACACCGCTTGACCTGGAAGTCCATAACCAAAAATAGCGGCGGCAGTGGCCATACTGAGGTAAGAGATATTAAATATCACCAAAATCACACTAACGACATAACCCTTTTGGACACTCTCAAGGTAGGCTCTAAACACCTGACTCAATAAAAACAATAAAGATACCGACATTAACAATGCCGACACCCTCAATTCCATCTTCACCGCCTCAGACGCAGGAATAAGAAAATCAATAGAGAGGTAGAAACAGATATAGGCAAGAATTTGCAGGACGAAAACAACAAAGTAATTCTTGTAAATCAGGCGCAGTGATGCCGTGAGACTTGCCGAACCTTCCGCGGCGGATTTCGTGAGCAATGCTAAACTCGCTGAGTACAAACCCAACTCAAAAATTCCGATATGAGATATCCAATCCATAAGAATACGGAAAGCTCCGAAACGCTCTTCTCCGAGATATCGCAAAAGTATAGGGGTACTCAGTAACCCTAAAGCAATTCCAATAAAGTTTCTCACGAAACCAAACATAAAGTTTAAAACAGTGCGATGCGCTCTCACCTCTTGAAGTTTAAACAGTTTCACAGAGAATAACAAAGGCCACCTTAAGACGTAGCTAGACCAATATCCAGTCTTTCAATTGAACATACTCTGCCTCTTCCTGTCGCCGTATTCTATGCAGATGAAGCCCTTAAAGATCGCTTTTAACGCACGAATTCTCGCTACAAATTCACTGCGGGGTTGGAGTCGCTACACTTACAATCTGCTTCTCGAGTTAGCGAAGACCGAACATCAAGTCTATTTACTCAGTGATCAATCCATCAATCCGCAATTTGTACCGGAAAGTAAAAATATTCATCTTTTGATTGAACCGGCCACCTCTTACATTCAGTGGGAACAGTGGACTCAGAATCGCTTGTGTGAAAGCGTTGGAGCCGATGTTCTGCACGGACCCACAAATTACGGAATTCCTTTTTTTGGAAAAACGAAAAAAGTGCTCACCATCCATGATGCGATCGAGAAGTCGTTTTATGACCCCAAGAAAAGCTTCTTAGAAAAATTAAGACCGACTTATCTTAAAATGCGTCAACTGAACTCTTTGTCGCAAAAAGCAGCGGATCGAATCATTACGGTGAGCCACCATGCCAAACACGATATTCATAAAACTTATGGAGTCCCTTTAGAAAAAATTCAGGTGATTTACGAAGCTGCCGATCCTCAGTTTAATCCAAAGGCGGTGCTTCCTTGGAGGGACCTCGTCAAAATAATCCCGCGACTCATGGAGAACTATTTCTTCTACGTAGGAGGCCTTGAAGAACGAAAAAACATCGGTCTCCTCTTACAAACGTTTGCCCTTCGCCAAAAGAAAGACGAACAACTTTTGATTTCTGGCGGAGACCCCCTATGGATTCATCACTATGAGCAAAAAACAAAAGATCTTCAGCTGAGTGATCAAGTTTTTTTTACGGGACCTGTGGAAGAGGCACTGATGCCCTCCCTTTATCGCTACGCTCGCTGTTTTCTTTACCCTAGTTTATA
Proteins encoded:
- a CDS encoding methyltransferase domain-containing protein, with translation MEQLKTPLEIHREEASQHSQGISSSVIYDKVMSKLRQLKLQIGHLLDFGAGRGDFLKLLMAQSDLKFELHGIDLMQNHIDGVSWYVQDLNNKLKLESQQFDVVTCVEVIEHMENPRHIVRDIYNILKPGGYLILTTPNNESWRAMISYVIRGHFVSFTDSSYPAHITSLNRLDLERIFHEVGFTSVDFDFTDMGMVPKLSRWTWQKLSLGALKGVRYSDNLIAIARK
- a CDS encoding glycosyltransferase family 4 protein; the protein is MMIRVLYVCPSTGIGGAETFIKSTFHGHDPKVVKPHYLLFSQGPLFDYLKAHGANVETLKKRPRLSRPFSVFAAQKEIRQHIEKNEINLVHSTMAYGALFSFLTPRKCHHVWFQHGPASGWQDTLAGILPHQGLITNSRYTSETQARLERPFSFFVPQRRTMILNLGVSSSVPLETETTALRNSLISEHGLSQNTMIVAMVTRIQDWKGIHIFVDALRGLQEKYSRSQIFGIVWGEPFSGSDEYYKHLLDQAQGVRIHFAGHAANARLAMSACDAVVNASVQPEPFGFSLIEAMSVGVVPIAANWGGPSEIITDQYDGLLFKPHSALDLAIKIESLLTTPELLNRLKTNAVDTYKKKYSLQQMMQNLEAFYQALLSAKPSEK
- a CDS encoding oligosaccharide flippase family protein encodes the protein MKLFKLQEVRAHRTVLNFMFGFVRNFIGIALGLLSTPILLRYLGEERFGAFRILMDWISHIGIFELGLYSASLALLTKSAAEGSASLTASLRLIYKNYFVVFVLQILAYICFYLSIDFLIPASEAVKMELRVSALLMSVSLLFLLSQVFRAYLESVQKGYVVSVILVIFNISYLSMATAAAIFGYGLPGQAVSYVVSLFISLAIYFIYANNIFSDLFSNSESIENQRVLKRQRLSHFISELCGRVSLLSDNIIVSISMGAEMVTPFFITQKATSMMQQQLLQVGNSSWAALSELYYQKKTEVFNARVIQLTEMLAYFSGVTLSITCLLNPSFVTLWTGSSTFAGVWVSNITAINAAFLGVLSFWSWCFSATNLANKLVRVNLVHAGVNVVVSLILVRSLGFLGPLYGTLISLVLVSLWWKTLLMSKTFGISLKVITLSWMRPMLPPFFIAIGFMQIWGFPVLHSWTGLVTSGALLTLLFSTGGYFLLLKQETQHLIKDKLNSFLARLRRK
- a CDS encoding glycosyltransferase family 4 protein, with translation MQMKPLKIAFNARILATNSLRGWSRYTYNLLLELAKTEHQVYLLSDQSINPQFVPESKNIHLLIEPATSYIQWEQWTQNRLCESVGADVLHGPTNYGIPFFGKTKKVLTIHDAIEKSFYDPKKSFLEKLRPTYLKMRQLNSLSQKAADRIITVSHHAKHDIHKTYGVPLEKIQVIYEAADPQFNPKAVLPWRDLVKIIPRLMENYFFYVGGLEERKNIGLLLQTFALRQKKDEQLLISGGDPLWIHHYEQKTKDLQLSDQVFFTGPVEEALMPSLYRYARCFLYPSLYEGFGLQVVESLEMETPVLCANTTSLIEVLGDSECGFSPHSPHELSLLMDKINQQDFYLRKKQFAKERSQHFSWKKTIDETLRVYHDVVNEV